The following nucleotide sequence is from Cricetulus griseus strain 17A/GY chromosome 9, alternate assembly CriGri-PICRH-1.0, whole genome shotgun sequence.
ggtggcgcacacctttaatcccagcacttgggagactgaggcaggcacaggtggatctgtgtcagttcgaggccagcctggtctacagagcgagttccaggacagctagcgctgttgcacagagaaactctttctccaaccccccccaaaagaacatAACAATTCAGACAAGGGAGTTAGTCTGAAGTATTTCTGCCACAAAAGTAACTGTGTGCACAATTAATACAGGCCAACAAATATAAAAGACATGAAATTGAAATTtattggaaagaagaaagagaccaGCATGGCATGGCAGGGAGACAAATGAAGGTCATGAGCGATGAAGTACATTAAATCTATGCAAGAAAATGCCATCACGACGCCATTTTGTGCAGCTAATACATGCtaatacagttttaaaaactttattattaCTTACTCATATATTTCTGTGTGCATGCGCACATGAGCACAGATTCCCCCAGAGTAGtaattacaggctgttgtgagttgctttatgtgtgtgctgggaatggaactcaggttctctgcaaaagcagcagccAGCAcccttaaccactcagccatctctacagccccttatttgattttttttctcagccgggtggtggtggtgcacgcctttaatcccagccctcgggaggcagaggcaggtggatctctgtgagttcaagaccagtctggtctacaagagtgagtgccaggacagcctccaaagccacagagaaactctgtcttgaaaaaaaaaaaaacaccaaaaaaaaaaatttctcccttatttgattttttaaaaattttatgttgatACTCATCATaacaaaaaaacctgttttctttttatttaaaacaacattGGCTTTAATCTCACAATTAATTTGTTTGATCCATCCACAGTAGACATTTAGGTTGTGTCGACGTTGTAAATGATAAAGCAACAAGGATTCTGCACACCTAGCTACCTGCATTTTTGGGGACAAATAGACACATTCAGTAAAAATGTATCTGTCTTCCAGGAATAAAAAAGATGTGATGCAAAGCCACATTCTTTGGGTTGTGACTTAAGAAGTGGGTCACCTGCCACTAATGCATGCTATTTGTCTTGTTTTATGCTGGGCATCGATGATTTCTCCCTTTGCTATTTCAGATTTAGTTATTGTTTGGTGTGTACCACATATTAAATGGAAGATGCTTCGTTCTATTTTTCTTCAGAGTTTATGGAGGTTTTTGGGAGCCAAGAAACAATTGTAGTTCTTTCTCCAGAGGTGTTGGAGATCAATTCCAGGGCCTGTGCACGCTATGATAGAGGTCTACCCAGACCTCAAGGAATGTTTGGTCCGGGGAGAGAGGGGCCCAGAGTTGGAAGACCATGGTCAAGGCCAGCGGAAGGTCTTTTGTAGCACAGTGTGGACCTCCTTATTTCTCAGACAGTAGATGACAGGGTTGCAGAGGGGTGTGACCACCGTGTAGATGACAGACAGCACCTTGTTGAGGTCCATGGACTTGATGCGGCTGGGGCGGCAATAGATGAAGAGAGCTGCTGAGTAGAAGATGCCCACCACCACCAGGTGGGAGGCGCAGGTGGAGAAGGCCTTGCGTCTGGCGGCAGCTGATGGCATTCGGAGAACGGCCATCCCGATGGCTGAATAGGAGGCCAGGGACACCAGGAGTGTTCCGCAGAAGATGACAATGGCCGAGATGAAGTCGACCAGCTCTGTGAGGGCCACGTGGGTGCAGGACAAGTTGAGCAGAGGGGAGACGTCACAGAAAAATTGGTTGAGGACGTTGGGGCCACAGTAGGACAGGCTGGCGATGCATGTTGTTTTGGCCACTGAGACCACCAGCCCACCGAGCCACGAAGACAGGGCTAAGCCCAGGCAGACCTGGGGCCTCATGAGCAGTGGGTAGTGCAGCGGGcggcagatggccacatagcggtcataggccatggaggccaggagggTGCACTCTGTGCAGATGAGGACTATAAAGAAGAAGAGTTGGGTCATGCAGAGTGTAAAGGAAATATGGTAGGGCCCCGTCCACAGTCCCACGAGTAGGGTGGGCATGGTGACCGACACATAACAGATCTCCAGGCAGCTGAGGTTGCCCAGGAAGAAGTACATAGGTTTGTGGAGCTCGCTGTGACTACAGATGAGGTAAATGATGAGAGTGTTCTCCAGGAGCGTCAGCAGGTAGAGAGTCAGGAAGACAGCAAATAGAGCATCCCTTATGTCCAGCCTAGTGGACAAGCCCAGCAGGATGAACTGCTGAACCCTGGTCATGTTGGCCAGCTCCAGGGGCCTCTCCATCTGCAGGGAGACAAACCAATTGTTAACAAGTGTCCTTCATCGGAGAAGCAATTAGAAACATGTTCTCGGCGATTTGAGCCTTTAGTGACGCAATCGTATCCACATTTGTTGGAAACTGGCTAAGAGAAGGATTCTTCACACTCTTGAGATGGACACTGCAGTTTGTGACTCCGATGTACAGAAAGAATGTGACCGTCTACCCGAGCAGTCAGGGGATAAATGTTGCTCTCGGTGAGACTCAGTGAAGGCAAAGATTGACATTTGCTATGCTACAtgattataattattttcatttctgttttttagaAGTATTATTCCCCAGTTGTTA
It contains:
- the LOC100762403 gene encoding olfactory receptor 5 isoform X2, with amino-acid sequence MERPLELANMTRVQQFILLGLSTRLDIRDALFAVFLTLYLLTLLENTLIIYLICSHSELHKPMYFFLGNLSCLEICYVSVTMPTLLVGLWTGPYHISFTLCMTQLFFFIVLICTECTLLASMAYDRYVAICRPLHYPLLMRPQVCLGLALSSWLGGLVVSVAKTTCIASLSYCGPNVLNQFFCDVSPLLNLSCTHVALTELVDFISAIVIFCGTLLVSLASYSAIGMAVLRMPSAAARRKAFSTCASHLVVVGIFYSAALFIYCRPSRIKSMDLNKVLSVIYTVVTPLCNPVIYCLRNKEVHTVLQKTFRWP